A stretch of the Uranotaenia lowii strain MFRU-FL chromosome 3, ASM2978415v1, whole genome shotgun sequence genome encodes the following:
- the LOC129754592 gene encoding transcriptional repressor p66-alpha isoform X2: MEQMEVDDSVVDLSIGSGRDSLTITATTARDLRALTQNSGLTITPAPPPPPPAVASPSASGSTSPIPGRRVLRPRTEPKSYAEVPDIVLLPAKVNGRSYNGAAAAALSESEDDEMPPVFPIKELTAAEIWERERGLRKLREELHNEETKLVLLKKLKQSQQVMMKENLIVTPSNSNNMNMNSNNPLASIPAALTKGSLSVTPTNAVPLPAHSKSSKAITATPVNRGSPINITPVTKPPQRQPSLPGGATLTPSGPGQRLPLGLTRTGSNLTITPSVTITPTSAPSSSMKQRNYSNNISSLGGNNLMDTTALKLQSGQISNSVSITPAPPQIPAQISCTTVEPVSLKRDRDSMRDDAQTQAQRQAAAKLALRKQLEKTLLQIPPPKPPPPELHFVPNPSNTEFVYLLGLEHVIDYLTEKKPVPPQQPYRCAQCKIDFTPVWKWEKQAGKDPKVLCEQCVTSNVKKALKAEHTNRLKTAFVKALQQEQEIEARLATQNSPSPVDIRPTPTSTPNARERELQLLEQQQQQQQEQLKQQAEERQRQQERQAQQEREAALRQRQKEQQEQLRQQQLQQLQQQQLQQQLQQQQLQQLQQQQEQQQRHHQLQQQHAHLQSQPSKSKTPTPNSNRPTPTPPNQQTPPPSSSSRSGRHSSTANAAAEAAAAQLTALAGLGGLGGLGALGNLGSLGNLNPTAAAAAMQAFQQQLFRGLQQGLASGNLNNLQAHMMQFSPLLYSYQLAMAQAAASLSAAGAGKTGGSGSGGGGGGSSSSSSSRANAAAAAAAASLAEMQQAMELQRQYLEMMPQSGPGPSGNRQQNWKS; encoded by the exons ATGGAACAGATGGAGGTAGATGATTCGGTTGTGGATTTGAGTATTGGTTCCGGACGTGATTCACTGACCATAACAGCCACCACAGCTCGAGATCTGAGGGCACTAACGCAAAACTCTGGATTAACTATAACTCCTGCGCCACCACCACCTCCACCGGCAGTTGCTTCCCCGTCGGCTTCGGGCAGCACATCACCCATTCCCGGCCGGCGAGTTCTCCGGCCCCGTACGGAACCGAAATCGTACGCCGAGGTACCAGACATAGTTCTTCTGCCGGCCAAGGTGAACGGACGTTCGTACAACGGTGCTGCAGCCGCAGCGTTGTCGGAATCGGAAGATGACGAAATGCCGCCAGTGTTCCCCATTAAAGAACTCACGGCGGCCGAAATTTGGGAAAGGGAACGAGGGCTACGCAAACTACGCGAAGAACTACACAACGAAGAAACCAAACTAGTgctgttgaaaaaactgaaacaatCACAACAGGTGATGATGAAAGAGAATCTCATCGTTACGCCTAGCAATTCAAACAACATGAACATGAACAGTAACAATCCGCTGGCGTCGATTCCGGCGGCGTTGACCAAGGGTTCGCTAAGCGTTACCCCAACGAATGCGGTTCCACTGCCTGCACATTCGAAATCTTCCAAAGCCATTACGGCTACACCAGTAaa TCGAGGATCTCCAATCAACATAACGCCGGTGACGAAACCCCCTCAACGACAACCTTCGCTTCCGGGAGGTGCCACACTCACTCCTAGTGGACCCGGTCAGCGACTACCGCTTGGATTGACGCGGACCGGTTCGAATTTGACCATAACGCCATCGGTAACGATAACGCCCACCAGTGCACCATCCAGTAGTATGAAGCAGCGTAAT TATTCAAACAATATCTCCTCACTCGGTGGCAATAATCTTATGGATACTACCGCTTTGAAGTTACAGTCCGGACAGATAAGCAATTCGGTATCCATCACCCCAGCACCTCCGCAGATTCCTGCACAGATTAGTTGCACCACAGTGGAACCGGTATCACTAAAG CGTGATCGTGACTCGATGCGAGATGATGCTCAAACTCAAGCTCAAAGGCAGGCAGCAGCAAAACTGGCTCTCAGGAAGCAGCTGGAAAAGACGTTACTCCAG atCCCACCGCCAAAGCCCCCACCTCCAGAATTGCACTTCGTGCCGAATCCAAGCAATACCGAATTTGTGTATTTGCTAGGTCTGGAACACGTGATCGATTATCTGACGGAGAAGAAACCAGTCCCACCGCAACAGCCGTATCGTTGCGCCCAGTGCAAGATCGATTTTACCCCCGTTTGGAAATGGGAAAAACAGG CTGGCAAAGATCCCAAGGTCCTTTGTGAACAGTGTGTCACGAGTAATGTCAAGAAAGCCCTCAAAGCAGAACACACGAATCGTCTGAAGACGGCGTTCGTGAAAGCACTACAGCAAGAACAGGAAATTGAAGCTCGTTTGGCCACACAAAACAGTCCGTCGCCGGTTGACATCCGTCCTACGCCAACGTCAACGCCCAATGCTCGTGAGCGAGAACTTCAGCTATTggagcagcaacagcagcagcaacaggaACAGCTTAAACAACAAGCGGAAGAGCGTCAGCGGCAACAGGAACGTCAAGCTCAACAAGAAAGGGAAGCTGCTTTACGA CAACGCCAAAAGGAACAGCAAGAACAGCTACGCCAACAGCAGTTGCAGCAGTTACAGCAACAGCAATTGCAGCAGCAGCTGCAACAGCAACAACTCCAGCAACTACAGCAGCAACAGGAGCAACAACAACGTCACCATCAGCTTCAGCAGCAACACGCTCATCTGCAGTCGCAGCCGTCGAAATCGAAAACTCCGACTCCCAACTCTAATAGACCCACTCCGACGCCTCCGAATCAACAGACGCCCCCACCTTCGTCCAGCTCCCGTTCAGGCAGACACAGTAGTACGGCCAATGCGGCGGCGGAAGCTGCAGCAGCCCAGCTCACGGCGCTGGCCGGTTTGGGCGGTCTCGGCGGGCTTGGGGCTCTCGGTAATCTGGGTAGCCTGGGCAACCTCAATCCCACGGCAGCGGCTGCAGCTATGCAAGCCTTCCAGCAGCAGCTTTTCAGAG GTCTTCAACAAGGTCTAGCCTCCGGTAATCTCAACAATCTACAGGCGCACATGATGCAATTCTCCCCTTTGCTCTACTCGTATCAATTGGCCATGGCACAGGCTGCAG CTTCACTCTCGGCGGCCGGAGCCGGTAAGACGGGTGGCAGTGGATCCGGCGGGGGTGGCGGTggaagtagcagcagcagctcgAGCCGAGCTAATGCAGCGGCGGCAGCGGCCGCAGCCTCCCTGGCCGAAATGCAGCAAGCGATGGAACTGCAGCGCCAGTATCTGGAAATGATGCCCCAAAGTGGACCGGGTCCGAGCGGTAATCGGCAGCAAAACTGGAAATCGTAA